One Vitis vinifera cultivar Pinot Noir 40024 chromosome 8, ASM3070453v1 genomic window carries:
- the LOC100245118 gene encoding uncharacterized protein LOC100245118 isoform X1 — MLISICGFRLFSCHFPFLRPPLFLPPSSRRFLSQHCSICAMAETAALCLSPFSSFSSISRSRDASSPLSSHSFSKFSITRHPPPSRYPRFSAKASADDPFGFFPWDNENDIQWVPEERVTLFTADGLIQIGGSLVPRHVPSSDKKHRRSRTQKFQRFQESDYLDPKQKGLCLGALFDIAATNGLDMGRRLCIFGFCRSIEMLSDVVEDTVLEHGGEVVAAEKASKGGLHEKLTMTVAVPLLWGVPPASETLHLAVRSGGGIVEKIYWQWDFL, encoded by the exons ATGCTAATATCCATTTGTGGCTTCCGACTCTTTTCATGTCACTTTCCTTTTCTCCGCCCGCCCTTGTTTCTTCCTCCCTCCTCTCGACGCTTTCTCTCTCAACATTGCTCAATTTGTGCAATGGCGGAAACTGCAGCTCTATGCCTCTCTCCCTTCTCTTCGTTTTCTTCCATTTCTCGCTCCAGGGACGCCTCCTCTCCCCTTTCTTCACATTCTTTCAGTAAATTCTCAATTACCCGTCATCCGCCGCCCTCTCGCTACCCTCGATTCAGCGCCAAAGCTTCCGCGGATGATCCTTTCGGATTTTTCCCTTGGGACAACGAAAACg ATATTCAATGGGTCCCTGAGGAGCGAGTCACATTGTTCACTGCTGATGGGCTCATTCAGATTGGAGGCTCCTTGGTGCCTCGGCATGTCCCTTCTTCAGAT AAAAAGCACAGGAGATCAAGAACTCAAAAATTTCAACGCTTTCAGGAGAGTGATTACTTGGACCCAAAGCAGAAGGGCCTTTGTCTAGGTGCACTATTTGATATTGCAGCAACAAAT GGACTTGACATGGGCAGAAGGCTCTGTATCTTTGGGTTTTGCCGTTCCATTGAGATGCTAAGTGACGTTGTAGAAGATACTGTTTTGGAGCATGGTGGGGAG GTCGTTGCTGCGGAGAAGGCGAGCAAGGGCGGTTTGCACGAAAAGCTCACAATGACAGTTGCAGTGCCACTACTTTGGGGGGTTCCCCCTGCTTCGGAAACACTCCACCTTGCTGTTAGAAGTGGCGGAGGGATTGTAGAGAAGATTTATTGGCAATGGGACTTTCTGTAG
- the LOC100267549 gene encoding transcription factor RAX2, producing MGRAPCCDKANVKKGPWSPEEDSKLKEYIEKYGTGGNWIALPQKAGLKRCGKSCRLRWLNYLRPNIKHGEFSDDEDRIICSVFASIGSKWSVIANYLPGRTDNDIKNYWNTKLKKKLMGMVPVSQRKPHQATFSHHLQTYSSLSSPSHAVTTTATSSSYESNSSNPYYTPAAPTPTSFARLEPISSIPSSLLNINTGSTAAAAIHPQEGFASPVHHYQVKDNLLIEASSSSDDGSGSNQISQGKEPEYDQYGAVGGRYEQLGFQNYVYTGLDDQNQRFMISNSSGGGGGSGSHGWTDQRPNGMLGEPPLDLGLEEFKQLISANLCNNFSFDENKTEERVVYY from the exons atgggaagagCTCCTTGCTGTGACAAGGCAAATGTGAAGAAAGGCCCATGGTCACCTGAAGAAGACTCAAAGCTTAAGGAGTATATTGAGAAATATGGGACTGGGGGAAATTGGATTGCTCTCCCACAAAAAGCTG GTCTTAAGAGATGTGGGAAAAGCTGCAGATTGAGATGGTTGAACTATCTCAGACCCAACATTAAACATGGAGAATTCTCTGATGATGAAGATAGGATCATCTGCAGCGTCTTTGCTAGCATTGGAAGCAA GTGGTCAGTAATAGCAAATTACTTGCCGGGGAGGACTGATAACGATATCAAGAACTACTGGAACACCAAGCTGAAGAAGAAACTCATGGGGATGGTGCCTGTATCTCAGAGAAAACCCCATCAAGCTACCTTCTCTCATCATCTTCAAACCTATTCATCGTTATCATCACCTTCACATGCGGTAACAACAACAGCAACTTCATCATCATATGAAAGCAACAGCAGCAACCCTTATTACACTCCAGCAGCTCCGACCCCAACGTCATTCGCACGTCTTGAACCCATTTCATCAATCCCATCAAGCCTTTTGAACATCAACACTGGTTCCACAGCTGCTGCTGCTATTCATCCCCAGGAGGGCTTTGCGAGTCCTGTACATCATTACCAAGTGAAAGACAATCTTCTCATTGAAGCTAGTTCTAGTTCTGATGATGGGAGCGGAAGCAACCAAATCAGTCAAGGCAAAGAGCCGGAGTATGATCAGTATGGTGCTGTTGGTGGTAGATACGAGCAACTGGGTTTTCAGAATTATGTCTACACTGGGCTTGATGATCAAAACCAGAGGTTCATGATTTCAAATAGTAGTGGAGGTGGCGGTGGTAGTGGTAGTCATGGGTGGACTGATCAGAGGCCAAATGGGATGTTGGGAGAACCTCCATTAGACTTAGGTCTTGAGGAGTTTAAGCAGCTTATTAGCGCTAATCTCTGTAACAACTTTTCCTTCGATGAAAACAAGACAGAAGAAAGAGTCGTGTACTACTGA
- the LOC132254189 gene encoding uncharacterized protein LOC132254189 has product MSFGDSPLVNPSPVLPSSSNSFNQPPINPSDDSSSPYYLHPSDNPGALLVSEIFNGENYVAWSRSIVIALTVKNKVQFIDGSIVSPSIDQLVKHTAWLRANNLVLSWLMNSISKEIRNSLLFVVSAVDLWTELKVRYLRSDGPRVFQLEKSLSCISQGALSITEYFSTFKTFWDEYISYRPFPTCTCGKMATCTCELFNFLQIRQQSDYVLKFLVGLNDSYASIRSQLLLMVPLPNMSKVFSLLLQEESQRQLTNSATCNETHALMAKQSNQQSYQPQSFKDKPKKSALHCTHCGYNGHTVDKCFQLHGYPPGWNGPKGKRNMASAHAAITTPKVPNQNSNEQQKFCFTPEEFHKLVALANSVQPNSSNQNNVQPAVNLVTTSHFSGPVNGEDDWDCS; this is encoded by the exons ATGAGTTTTGGTGATTCTCCTCTTGTCAATCCCTCTCCTGTGCTTCCTTCTTCATCTAATTCTTTTAATCAGCCTCCTATCAATCCTTCAGATGACTCATCGAGCCCGTATTACCTACATCCAAGCGACAATCCTGGTGCTTTGTTAGTATCAGAAATCTTCAATGGAGAAAACTATGTTGCATGGAGTCGTTCGATAGTCATTGCATTGACAGTCAAAAACAAGGTACAATTTATAGATGGTTCAATTGTTTCTCCCTCTATTGATCAGCTTGTTAAACACACAGCATGGTTAAGGGCAAATAATCTGGTTCTTTCTTGGTTGATGAATTCCATTTCAAAAGAAATACGAAATAGCTTGCTGTTTGTGGTATCTGCTGTTGATCTTTGGACTGAGCTTAAAGTAAGATATCTCAGGAGTGATGGACCAAGGGTTTTCCAACTTGAGAAATCTTTGAGTTGCATCAGTCAAGGTGCTTTGTCTATTACTGAATATTTCAGTACCTTTAAGACCTTTTGGGATGAGTACATTAGCTATAGGCCATTTCCAACATGCACCTGTGGCAAGATGGCAACATGCACTTGTGAACTTTTCAACTTTCTACAAATCAGACAGCAATCTGATTATGTACTCAAATTCTTGGTGGGGTTAAATGATTCTTATGCCTCTATCAGAAGCCAATTGCTGCTAATGGTTCCATTACCAAACATGTCCAAGGTTTTCTCTCTACTGCTTCAAGAAGAAAGTCAGAGGCAACTCACAAATTCTGCTACATGTAATGAGACTCATGCTTTGATGGCAAAGCAATCCAATCAGCAGAGTTACCAGCCACAATCTTTCAAGGACAAACCAAAGAAATCTGCCCTACACTGTACTCATTGTGGCTATAATGGTCACACAGTGGACAAATGTTTTCAACTTCATGGTTATCCCCCTGGCTGGAATGgaccaaaaggaaaaagaaatatggCTTCTGCTCATGCTGCCATTACTACTCCAAAGGTTCCCAATCAAAATAGCAATGAGCAACAAAAGTTTTGTTTCACTCCAGAGGAATTTCATAAACTAGTGGCGCTTGCAAATTCAGTTCAACCCAATTCTTCCAATCAGAATAATGTCCAACCAGCTGTTAACCTTGTCACCACCTCTCACTTTTCTG GACCAGTCAATGGAGAAGATGATTGGGATTGCTCTTGA
- the LOC100245118 gene encoding uncharacterized protein LOC100245118 isoform X2 — protein sequence MLISICGFRLFSCHFPFLRPPLFLPPSSRRFLSQHCSICAMAETAALCLSPFSSFSSISRSRDASSPLSSHSFSKFSITRHPPPSRYPRFSAKASADDPFGFFPWDNENDIQWVPEERVTLFTADGLIQIGGSLVPRHVPSSDKKHRRSRTQKFQRFQESDYLDPKQKGLCLGALFDIAATNGLDMGRRLCIFGFCRSIEMLSDVVEDTVLEHGGEPSMFRSLLRRRRARAVCTKSSQ from the exons ATGCTAATATCCATTTGTGGCTTCCGACTCTTTTCATGTCACTTTCCTTTTCTCCGCCCGCCCTTGTTTCTTCCTCCCTCCTCTCGACGCTTTCTCTCTCAACATTGCTCAATTTGTGCAATGGCGGAAACTGCAGCTCTATGCCTCTCTCCCTTCTCTTCGTTTTCTTCCATTTCTCGCTCCAGGGACGCCTCCTCTCCCCTTTCTTCACATTCTTTCAGTAAATTCTCAATTACCCGTCATCCGCCGCCCTCTCGCTACCCTCGATTCAGCGCCAAAGCTTCCGCGGATGATCCTTTCGGATTTTTCCCTTGGGACAACGAAAACg ATATTCAATGGGTCCCTGAGGAGCGAGTCACATTGTTCACTGCTGATGGGCTCATTCAGATTGGAGGCTCCTTGGTGCCTCGGCATGTCCCTTCTTCAGAT AAAAAGCACAGGAGATCAAGAACTCAAAAATTTCAACGCTTTCAGGAGAGTGATTACTTGGACCCAAAGCAGAAGGGCCTTTGTCTAGGTGCACTATTTGATATTGCAGCAACAAAT GGACTTGACATGGGCAGAAGGCTCTGTATCTTTGGGTTTTGCCGTTCCATTGAGATGCTAAGTGACGTTGTAGAAGATACTGTTTTGGAGCATGGTGGGGAG CCTTCAATGTTCAGGTCGTTGCTGCGGAGAAGGCGAGCAAGGGCGGTTTGCACGAAAAGCTCACAATGA